A single window of Onychomys torridus chromosome 8, mOncTor1.1, whole genome shotgun sequence DNA harbors:
- the Kdm6b gene encoding lysine-specific demethylase 6B isoform X2: MHRAVDPPGARSAREAFALGGLSCAGAWSSCPPHPPPRSSWLPGGRCSASIGQPPLPAPLPPSHGSSSGHPNKPYYAPGTPAPRPLHGKLESLHGCVQALLREPAQPGLWEQLGQLYESEHDSEEAVCCYHRALRYGGSFAELGPRIGRLQQAQLWNFHAGSCQHRAKVLPPLEQVWNLLHLEHKRNYGAKRGGPPVKRSAEPPVVQPMPPAALSGPSGEEGLSPGGKRRRGCSSEQAGLPPGLPLPPPPLPPPPPPPPPPPPPPPLPSLAVSPPFQLTKPGLWNTVHGDAWGPERKGSAPPERQEQRHSLPHPYPYPAPAYTAHPPSHRLVPATPLGPGPRPPGAESHGCLPATRPPGSDLRESRVQRSRMDSSVSPAASTACVPYAPSRPPGLPGTSSSSSSSSNNTGLRGVEPSPGIPGTDHYQTPALEISRHQARLGPSAHSSRKPFLTAPAAPPHLSLPPGTPSSPPPPCPRLLRPPPPPAWMKGSACRSAREDGEILGELFFGAEGPPRPPPPLPHRDGFLGPPTPRFSVGTQDSHTPPTPPTTSSSSSHSSSPTGPVPFPPPPYLARSIDPLPRPSSPTLSSQDPPLPPLTLALPPAPPSSCHQNTSGSFRRSESPRPRVSFPKTPEVGQGPPPGSLSKAPQPVPPGVGELPAPGPRLFDFPPTPLEDQFEEPAEFKILPDGLANIMKMLDESIRKEEEQQEAGVAPPPPLKEPFASLQPAPFPSDTAPATTAAATTASTTTTTTTTTTTTTQEEEKKPPPALPPPPPLAKFPPPPQSQPPAPPPASPASLLKSLASVLEGQKYCYRGTGAAVSTRPGSLPTTQYSSSPASGATAPPPTSVAPSAQGSPKPSVSSSSQFSTSGGPWARERRAGEEPAPGPVTPAQLPPPLPLPPARSESEVLEEISRACETLVERVGRSATHPADPVDIADPVDNGTEPLLPPAQAKEDSGGAAAAAAAAPGSGKRRQKEHRRHRRACRDSVGRRPREGRAKAKAKAPKEKSRRVLGNLDLQSEEIQGREKARPDLGGASKVKTPTAPTPPPAPAPSAQPTPPSAPVPGKKTREEAPGPPGVSRADMLKLRSLSEGPPKELKIRLIKVESGDKETFIASEVEERRLRMADLTISHCAADVMLASKNAKVKGKFRESYLSPAQSVKPKINTEEKLPREKLNPPTPSIYLESKRDAFSPVLLQFCTDPRNPITVIRGLAGSLRLNLGLFSTKTLVEASGEHTVEVRTQVQQPSDENWDLTGTRQIWPCESSRSHTTIAKYAQYQASSFQESLQEEKESEDEESEEPDSTTGTPPSSAPDPKNHHIIKFGTNIDLSDAKRWKPQLQELLKLPAFMRVTSTGNMLSHVGHTILGMNTVQLYMKVPGSRTPGHQENNNFCSVNINIGPGDCEWFAVHEHYWETISAFCDRHGVDYLTGSWWPILDDLYASNIPVYRFVQRPGDLVWINAGTVHWVQATGWCNNIAWNVGPLTAYQYQLALERYEWNEVKNVKSIVPMIHVSWNVARTVKISDPDLFKMIKFCLLQSMKHCQVQRESLVRAGKKIAYQGRVKDEPAYYCNECDVEVFNILFVTSENGSRNTYLVHCEGCARRRSAGLQGVVVLEQYRTEELAQAYDAFTLAPASTSR; the protein is encoded by the exons ATGCATCGGGCAGTGGACCCTCCAGGGGCCCGCTCTGCACGGGAAGCCTTTGCCCTTGGGGGCTTGAGCTGTGCTGGGGCCTGGAGCTCCTGCccaccccatcctcctcctcGAAGCTCATGGCTGCCTGGAGGCAG ATGCTCTGCCAGCATTGGGCAgccccctctccctgcccctctaCCACCTTCCCATGGCAGTAGCTCCGGGCACCCAAACAAACCCTATTATGCGCCTGG GACACCGGCCCCAAGACCCCTCCACGGCAAGTTGGAATCCCTGCATGGCTGTGTCCAGGCACTGCTGCGGGAGCCAGCCCAGCCAGGGTTGTGGGAACAGCTGGGACAGCTGTATGAGTCAGAGCATGACAGCGAGGAGGCCGTATGCTGCTACCACAGGGCCCTTCGATATGGAGGAAGCTTCGCCGAGCTGGGGCCCCGCATTGGCCGACTGCAGCAG GCCCAGCTCTGGAACTTTCATGCTGGCTCCTGTCAGCACAGAGCCAAGGTCCTGCCCCCCCTGGAGCAAGTGTGGAATTTGCTGCACCTTGAG CACAAACGGAACTATGGGGCTAAGCGAGGGGGTCCTCCAGTGAAGCGATCTGCAGAACCCCCAGTGGTACAGCCCATGCCTCCGGCAGCCCTCTCAGGCCCCTCGGGAGAGGAGGGCCTGAGCCCTGGAGGCAAGCGCAGGAGAGGCTGTAGCTCTGAACAG GCTGGCCTTCCCCCAGGTCTGCcgctccctccacccccactaccaccaccgccgccgccgccacctccaccgccaccaccaccaccactgcccagcctggctGTTAGTCCTCCATTTCAGCTGACTAAGCCAGGGCTGTGGAATACCGTGCATGGAGATGCTTGGGGCCCCGAGCGCAAGGGTTCAGCACCCCCAGAGCGCCAG GAGCAGCGGCACTCGCTGCCTCACCCATACCCATACCCAGCTCCTGCCTACACTGCTCACCCGCCCAGCCACCGGCTGGTCCCAGCCACACCCCTCGGTCCAGGTCCCCGACCCCCAGGAGCAGAGAGCCatggctgcctgcctgccacccGTCCCCCCGGAAGTGACCTTAGAGAGAGCAGAGTTCAGAGGTCGCGGATGGACTCCAGCGTTTCACCAGCAGCATCTACCGCCTGCGTGCCTTACGCCCCTTCCCGGCCCCCTGGCCTCCCcggcaccagcagcagcagcagcagtagcagtaaCAACACTGGTCTTCGGGGTGTGGAGCCGAGCCCAGGCATT CCCGGCACTGACCATTACCAAACTCCTGCGCTGGAGATCTCCCGTCACCAGGCCCGCCTGGGGCCCTCGGCACACAGCAGTCGGAAACCATTTTTGACAGCCCCTGCTGCCCCTCCCCACTTATCCCTACCACCTGGGACCCCGTCATCCCCTCCACCCCCGTGTCCTCGCCTCTTACGCCCTCCACCACCCCCTGCTTGGATGAAGGGCTCAGCCTGCCGCTCGGCCCGAGAGGATGGAGAGATCTTAGGGGAGCTCTTCTTTGGTGCTGAGGGACCTCCCCGTCCTCCCCCGCCCCTTCCCCACCGTGATGGCTTCTTGGGGCCTCCAACCCCTCGCTTTTCTGTGGGCACTCAGGATTCACATACTCCTCCTACTCCCCcaaccaccagcagcagcagcagccacagcagcagtcCTACTGGGCCTGTGcccttccctccacccccctATCTGGCCAGAAGTATCGACCCCCTTCCCAGGCCATCTAGCCCAACACTGAGCTCCCAGGACCCACCTCTTCCACCACTGACTCTTGCcctgcctccagcccctccctcctcctgccaccaAAATACCTCAGGAAGCTTCAGGCGCTCGGAGAGCCCCCGGCCCAGGGTCTCCTTCCCAAAGACCCCCGAGGTGGGGCAGGGGCCACCCCCAGGCTCTCTGAGTAAGGCCCCCCAGCCTGTGCCACCTGGGGTAGGAGAGCTGCCTGCCCCAGGCCCGAGGCTCTTTGATTTTCCACCAACTCCGCTGGAGGACCAGTTTGAAGAGCCAGCTGAATTCAAGATCCTACCTGATGGGCTAgctaacatcatgaagatgctggATGAATCCATTcgaaaggaggaggagcagcaggaggcaggcgtggctcccccacccccactcaaaGAACCCTTTGCTTCTCTCCAGCCCGCTCCATTTCCCAGTGACACAGCCCCAGCCACTaccgctgctgccaccactgcctccacgaccaccaccacgaccaccacgaccaccaccaccacccaagaagaggagaagaagccACCACCAGccctgccgccgccaccgcctcTAGCCAAgtttcctccacctccccagtcacAGCCCCCAGCACCTCcaccagccagcccagccagccTGCTCAAATCATTGGCCTCTGTTCTTGAGGGACAAAAGTACTGTTACCGGGGGACTGGAGCAGCTGTTTCAACCCGGCCCGGGTCCTTGCCCACCACTCAGTATTCCTCTAGTCCTGCATCAGGTGCTACCGCCCCACCGCCCACTTCAGTGGCCCCTAGCGCCCAGGGCTCCCCCAAGCCCTCTGTTTCCTCGTCATCTCAGTTCTCTACCTCAGGCGGGCCTTGGGCCCGGGAGCGCAGGGCAGGTGAAGAGCCAGCACCAGGCCCCGTGACCCCTGCCCAGCTGCCCCCACCTCTGCCGCTGCCCCCTGCTCGTTCTGAGTCTGAGGTGCTAGAAGAGATCAGCCGGGCTTGTGAGACCCTTGTAGAGCGGGTGGGCCGGAGTGCCACCCACCCTGCAGACCCAGTGGACATAGCCGATCCGGTGGACAATGGGACAGAGCCTCTGCTGCCTCCTGCACAGGCCAAGGAGGACAGTGGTggggcagcggcggcagcggcagcagctcCAGGTAGTGGCAAGCGTCGGCAGAAGGAGCACCGGAGGCACAGACGGGCCTGTAGGGACAGTGTGGGTCGTCGGCCCCGGGAGGGGAGGGCGAAGGCCAAGGCCAAGGCTCCCAAAGAAAAGAGTCGAAGGGTGCTGGGGAACCTGGACTTGCAGAGTGAAGAAATCCAGGGCCGGGAAAAGGCCCGGCCTGATCTAGGTGGGGCTTCCAAAGTCAAGACACCCACAGCTCCAACGCCCCCACCTGCTCCTGCACCCTCTGCTCAGCCAACACCCCCATCGGCCCCCGTCCCTGGGAAGAAGACACGAGAGGAAGCTCCAGGGCCCCCAGGCGTGAGCCGTGCAGATATGCTGAAGCTCCGGTCACTTAGTGAGGGGCCTCCCAAGGAGCTGAAGATCAGGCTCATCAAGGTAGAGAGTGGCGACAAGGAGACCTTCATTGCGTCTGAGGTGGAAGAACGGCGGCTTCGCATGGCAGACCTCACCATCAGCCACTGTGCTGCAGACGTCATGCTTGCCAGCAA GAATGCCAAGGTGAAAGGGAAATTTCGAGAGTCCTACCTTTCCCCTGCCCAGTCTGTGAAGCCGAAGATCAACACTGAGGAGAAGCTGCCCCGGGAAAAACTCAACCCCCCTACACCCAGCATCTAT TTGGAGAGCAAACGGGATGCCTTCTCACCGGTGCTTCTACAGTTCTGTACAGACCCTCGGAATCCCATCACCGTGATCAGGGGCCTGGCTGGCTCACTTCGGCTCA ACTTAGGCCTCTTCTCCACCAAGACACTGGTAGAAGCCAGCGGCGAGCATACCGTGGAGGTGCGCACCCAGGTGCAGCAGCCCTCGGATGAGAACTGGGACCTGACGGGTACCAGGCAGATCTGGCCCTGCGAGAGCTCCCGCTCACACACCACCATCGCCAAGTACGCGCAGTACCAGGCCTCCTCCTTTCAGGAGTCACTGCAG gaggagaaggagagcgAGGACGAGGAGTCCGAGGAACCGGACAGCACCACAGGAACCCCCCCCAG CAGTGCGCCGGACCCCAAGAACCACCACATCATCAAGTTTGGCACTAACATCGACCTGTCTGACGCCAAGAG GTGGAAGCCCCAGCTCCAGGAGCTGCTGAAGCTGCCCGCCTTCATGCGGGTAACATCCACAGGCAACATGCTCAGCCACGTGGGCCACACCATCCTGGGCATGAACACGGTGCAGCTGTACATGaaggtccctggcagcaggacgcCAG GCCACCAGGAGAATAACAACTTCTGCTCTGTCAATATCAACATCGGGCCCGGGGACTGTGAGTGGTTTGCGGTACACGAGCACTACTGGGAGACCATCAGCGCCTTCTGCGACCG GCACGGTGTGGACTACTTGACTGGTTCCTGGTGGCCCATCTTGGATGACCTCTATGCGTCCAATATTCCTGTTTACCGCTTCGTGCAGCGCCCCGGGGACCTCGTGTGGATCAACGCAGGGACGGTGCATTGGGTGCAGGCCACTGGCTGGTGCAACAACATTGCCTGGAACGTGGGGCCCCTCACCG CCTATCAGTACCAGCTGGCCCTGGAGCGCTATGAGTGGAACGAGGTGAAGAACGTCAAGTCCATTGTGCCCATGATTCACGTGTCCTGGAACGTCGCTCGGACGGTCAAAATCAGCGACCCGGACTTGTTCAAGATGATCAA GTTCTGCCTCCTGCAGTCGATGAAGCACTGCCAGGTGCAGCGGGAGAGCCTGGTGCGGGCAGGGAAGAAAATCGCTTACCAAGGCCGCGTCAAGGATGAGCCTGCCTACTACTGCAACGAGTGCGAT GTGGAGGTGTTCAACATCCTGTTCGTCACGAGTGAGAACGGCAGCCGGAACACGTACCTGGTGCACTGCGAGGGCTGTGCGCGCCGTCGGAGCGCCGGCCTGCAGGGCGTGGTGGTGCTAGAGCAGTACCGGACGGAGGAGCTGGCGCAGGCCTACGACGCCTTCACGCTG GCTCCCGCCAGCACGTCGCGATGA
- the Kdm6b gene encoding lysine-specific demethylase 6B isoform X1: protein MHRAVDPPGARSAREAFALGGLSCAGAWSSCPPHPPPRSSWLPGGRCSASIGQPPLPAPLPPSHGSSSGHPNKPYYAPGTPAPRPLHGKLESLHGCVQALLREPAQPGLWEQLGQLYESEHDSEEAVCCYHRALRYGGSFAELGPRIGRLQQAQLWNFHAGSCQHRAKVLPPLEQVWNLLHLEHKRNYGAKRGGPPVKRSAEPPVVQPMPPAALSGPSGEEGLSPGGKRRRGCSSEQAGLPPGLPLPPPPLPPPPPPPPPPPPPPPLPSLAVSPPFQLTKPGLWNTVHGDAWGPERKGSAPPERQEQRHSLPHPYPYPAPAYTAHPPSHRLVPATPLGPGPRPPGAESHGCLPATRPPGSDLRESRVQRSRMDSSVSPAASTACVPYAPSRPPGLPGTSSSSSSSSNNTGLRGVEPSPGIPGTDHYQTPALEISRHQARLGPSAHSSRKPFLTAPAAPPHLSLPPGTPSSPPPPCPRLLRPPPPPAWMKGSACRSAREDGEILGELFFGAEGPPRPPPPLPHRDGFLGPPTPRFSVGTQDSHTPPTPPTTSSSSSHSSSPTGPVPFPPPPYLARSIDPLPRPSSPTLSSQDPPLPPLTLALPPAPPSSCHQNTSGSFRRSESPRPRVSFPKTPEVGQGPPPGSLSKAPQPVPPGVGELPAPGPRLFDFPPTPLEDQFEEPAEFKILPDGLANIMKMLDESIRKEEEQQEAGVAPPPPLKEPFASLQPAPFPSDTAPATTAAATTASTTTTTTTTTTTTTQEEEKKPPPALPPPPPLAKFPPPPQSQPPAPPPASPASLLKSLASVLEGQKYCYRGTGAAVSTRPGSLPTTQYSSSPASGATAPPPTSVAPSAQGSPKPSVSSSSQFSTSGGPWARERRAGEEPAPGPVTPAQLPPPLPLPPARSESEVLEEISRACETLVERVGRSATHPADPVDIADPVDNGTEPLLPPAQAKEDSGGAAAAAAAAPGSGKRRQKEHRRHRRACRDSVGRRPREGRAKAKAKAPKEKSRRVLGNLDLQSEEIQGREKARPDLGGASKVKTPTAPTPPPAPAPSAQPTPPSAPVPGKKTREEAPGPPGVSRADMLKLRSLSEGPPKELKIRLIKVESGDKETFIASEVEERRLRMADLTISHCAADVMLASKNAKVKGKFRESYLSPAQSVKPKINTEEKLPREKLNPPTPSIYLESKRDAFSPVLLQFCTDPRNPITVIRGLAGSLRLNLGLFSTKTLVEASGEHTVEVRTQVQQPSDENWDLTGTRQIWPCESSRSHTTIAKYAQYQASSFQESLQEEKESEDEESEEPDSTTGTPPSSAPDPKNHHIIKFGTNIDLSDAKRWKPQLQELLKLPAFMRVTSTGNMLSHVGHTILGMNTVQLYMKVPGSRTPGHQENNNFCSVNINIGPGDCEWFAVHEHYWETISAFCDRHGVDYLTGSWWPILDDLYASNIPVYRFVQRPGDLVWINAGTVHWVQATGWCNNIAWNVGPLTAYQYQLALERYEWNEVKNVKSIVPMIHVSWNVARTVKISDPDLFKMIKFCLLQSMKHCQVQRESLVRAGKKIAYQGRVKDEPAYYCNECDVEVFNILFVTSENGSRNTYLVHCEGCARRRSAGLQGVVVLEQYRTEELAQAYDAFTLVRARGSPEGRGAAGPPPALKPGPVCPSRLPPARRDEADRTPARPPARAGQGHQHTPGLDLGPACGREGGRAQPFRPYWQLPSLNLLRKKNFF from the exons ATGCATCGGGCAGTGGACCCTCCAGGGGCCCGCTCTGCACGGGAAGCCTTTGCCCTTGGGGGCTTGAGCTGTGCTGGGGCCTGGAGCTCCTGCccaccccatcctcctcctcGAAGCTCATGGCTGCCTGGAGGCAG ATGCTCTGCCAGCATTGGGCAgccccctctccctgcccctctaCCACCTTCCCATGGCAGTAGCTCCGGGCACCCAAACAAACCCTATTATGCGCCTGG GACACCGGCCCCAAGACCCCTCCACGGCAAGTTGGAATCCCTGCATGGCTGTGTCCAGGCACTGCTGCGGGAGCCAGCCCAGCCAGGGTTGTGGGAACAGCTGGGACAGCTGTATGAGTCAGAGCATGACAGCGAGGAGGCCGTATGCTGCTACCACAGGGCCCTTCGATATGGAGGAAGCTTCGCCGAGCTGGGGCCCCGCATTGGCCGACTGCAGCAG GCCCAGCTCTGGAACTTTCATGCTGGCTCCTGTCAGCACAGAGCCAAGGTCCTGCCCCCCCTGGAGCAAGTGTGGAATTTGCTGCACCTTGAG CACAAACGGAACTATGGGGCTAAGCGAGGGGGTCCTCCAGTGAAGCGATCTGCAGAACCCCCAGTGGTACAGCCCATGCCTCCGGCAGCCCTCTCAGGCCCCTCGGGAGAGGAGGGCCTGAGCCCTGGAGGCAAGCGCAGGAGAGGCTGTAGCTCTGAACAG GCTGGCCTTCCCCCAGGTCTGCcgctccctccacccccactaccaccaccgccgccgccgccacctccaccgccaccaccaccaccactgcccagcctggctGTTAGTCCTCCATTTCAGCTGACTAAGCCAGGGCTGTGGAATACCGTGCATGGAGATGCTTGGGGCCCCGAGCGCAAGGGTTCAGCACCCCCAGAGCGCCAG GAGCAGCGGCACTCGCTGCCTCACCCATACCCATACCCAGCTCCTGCCTACACTGCTCACCCGCCCAGCCACCGGCTGGTCCCAGCCACACCCCTCGGTCCAGGTCCCCGACCCCCAGGAGCAGAGAGCCatggctgcctgcctgccacccGTCCCCCCGGAAGTGACCTTAGAGAGAGCAGAGTTCAGAGGTCGCGGATGGACTCCAGCGTTTCACCAGCAGCATCTACCGCCTGCGTGCCTTACGCCCCTTCCCGGCCCCCTGGCCTCCCcggcaccagcagcagcagcagcagtagcagtaaCAACACTGGTCTTCGGGGTGTGGAGCCGAGCCCAGGCATT CCCGGCACTGACCATTACCAAACTCCTGCGCTGGAGATCTCCCGTCACCAGGCCCGCCTGGGGCCCTCGGCACACAGCAGTCGGAAACCATTTTTGACAGCCCCTGCTGCCCCTCCCCACTTATCCCTACCACCTGGGACCCCGTCATCCCCTCCACCCCCGTGTCCTCGCCTCTTACGCCCTCCACCACCCCCTGCTTGGATGAAGGGCTCAGCCTGCCGCTCGGCCCGAGAGGATGGAGAGATCTTAGGGGAGCTCTTCTTTGGTGCTGAGGGACCTCCCCGTCCTCCCCCGCCCCTTCCCCACCGTGATGGCTTCTTGGGGCCTCCAACCCCTCGCTTTTCTGTGGGCACTCAGGATTCACATACTCCTCCTACTCCCCcaaccaccagcagcagcagcagccacagcagcagtcCTACTGGGCCTGTGcccttccctccacccccctATCTGGCCAGAAGTATCGACCCCCTTCCCAGGCCATCTAGCCCAACACTGAGCTCCCAGGACCCACCTCTTCCACCACTGACTCTTGCcctgcctccagcccctccctcctcctgccaccaAAATACCTCAGGAAGCTTCAGGCGCTCGGAGAGCCCCCGGCCCAGGGTCTCCTTCCCAAAGACCCCCGAGGTGGGGCAGGGGCCACCCCCAGGCTCTCTGAGTAAGGCCCCCCAGCCTGTGCCACCTGGGGTAGGAGAGCTGCCTGCCCCAGGCCCGAGGCTCTTTGATTTTCCACCAACTCCGCTGGAGGACCAGTTTGAAGAGCCAGCTGAATTCAAGATCCTACCTGATGGGCTAgctaacatcatgaagatgctggATGAATCCATTcgaaaggaggaggagcagcaggaggcaggcgtggctcccccacccccactcaaaGAACCCTTTGCTTCTCTCCAGCCCGCTCCATTTCCCAGTGACACAGCCCCAGCCACTaccgctgctgccaccactgcctccacgaccaccaccacgaccaccacgaccaccaccaccacccaagaagaggagaagaagccACCACCAGccctgccgccgccaccgcctcTAGCCAAgtttcctccacctccccagtcacAGCCCCCAGCACCTCcaccagccagcccagccagccTGCTCAAATCATTGGCCTCTGTTCTTGAGGGACAAAAGTACTGTTACCGGGGGACTGGAGCAGCTGTTTCAACCCGGCCCGGGTCCTTGCCCACCACTCAGTATTCCTCTAGTCCTGCATCAGGTGCTACCGCCCCACCGCCCACTTCAGTGGCCCCTAGCGCCCAGGGCTCCCCCAAGCCCTCTGTTTCCTCGTCATCTCAGTTCTCTACCTCAGGCGGGCCTTGGGCCCGGGAGCGCAGGGCAGGTGAAGAGCCAGCACCAGGCCCCGTGACCCCTGCCCAGCTGCCCCCACCTCTGCCGCTGCCCCCTGCTCGTTCTGAGTCTGAGGTGCTAGAAGAGATCAGCCGGGCTTGTGAGACCCTTGTAGAGCGGGTGGGCCGGAGTGCCACCCACCCTGCAGACCCAGTGGACATAGCCGATCCGGTGGACAATGGGACAGAGCCTCTGCTGCCTCCTGCACAGGCCAAGGAGGACAGTGGTggggcagcggcggcagcggcagcagctcCAGGTAGTGGCAAGCGTCGGCAGAAGGAGCACCGGAGGCACAGACGGGCCTGTAGGGACAGTGTGGGTCGTCGGCCCCGGGAGGGGAGGGCGAAGGCCAAGGCCAAGGCTCCCAAAGAAAAGAGTCGAAGGGTGCTGGGGAACCTGGACTTGCAGAGTGAAGAAATCCAGGGCCGGGAAAAGGCCCGGCCTGATCTAGGTGGGGCTTCCAAAGTCAAGACACCCACAGCTCCAACGCCCCCACCTGCTCCTGCACCCTCTGCTCAGCCAACACCCCCATCGGCCCCCGTCCCTGGGAAGAAGACACGAGAGGAAGCTCCAGGGCCCCCAGGCGTGAGCCGTGCAGATATGCTGAAGCTCCGGTCACTTAGTGAGGGGCCTCCCAAGGAGCTGAAGATCAGGCTCATCAAGGTAGAGAGTGGCGACAAGGAGACCTTCATTGCGTCTGAGGTGGAAGAACGGCGGCTTCGCATGGCAGACCTCACCATCAGCCACTGTGCTGCAGACGTCATGCTTGCCAGCAA GAATGCCAAGGTGAAAGGGAAATTTCGAGAGTCCTACCTTTCCCCTGCCCAGTCTGTGAAGCCGAAGATCAACACTGAGGAGAAGCTGCCCCGGGAAAAACTCAACCCCCCTACACCCAGCATCTAT TTGGAGAGCAAACGGGATGCCTTCTCACCGGTGCTTCTACAGTTCTGTACAGACCCTCGGAATCCCATCACCGTGATCAGGGGCCTGGCTGGCTCACTTCGGCTCA ACTTAGGCCTCTTCTCCACCAAGACACTGGTAGAAGCCAGCGGCGAGCATACCGTGGAGGTGCGCACCCAGGTGCAGCAGCCCTCGGATGAGAACTGGGACCTGACGGGTACCAGGCAGATCTGGCCCTGCGAGAGCTCCCGCTCACACACCACCATCGCCAAGTACGCGCAGTACCAGGCCTCCTCCTTTCAGGAGTCACTGCAG gaggagaaggagagcgAGGACGAGGAGTCCGAGGAACCGGACAGCACCACAGGAACCCCCCCCAG CAGTGCGCCGGACCCCAAGAACCACCACATCATCAAGTTTGGCACTAACATCGACCTGTCTGACGCCAAGAG GTGGAAGCCCCAGCTCCAGGAGCTGCTGAAGCTGCCCGCCTTCATGCGGGTAACATCCACAGGCAACATGCTCAGCCACGTGGGCCACACCATCCTGGGCATGAACACGGTGCAGCTGTACATGaaggtccctggcagcaggacgcCAG GCCACCAGGAGAATAACAACTTCTGCTCTGTCAATATCAACATCGGGCCCGGGGACTGTGAGTGGTTTGCGGTACACGAGCACTACTGGGAGACCATCAGCGCCTTCTGCGACCG GCACGGTGTGGACTACTTGACTGGTTCCTGGTGGCCCATCTTGGATGACCTCTATGCGTCCAATATTCCTGTTTACCGCTTCGTGCAGCGCCCCGGGGACCTCGTGTGGATCAACGCAGGGACGGTGCATTGGGTGCAGGCCACTGGCTGGTGCAACAACATTGCCTGGAACGTGGGGCCCCTCACCG CCTATCAGTACCAGCTGGCCCTGGAGCGCTATGAGTGGAACGAGGTGAAGAACGTCAAGTCCATTGTGCCCATGATTCACGTGTCCTGGAACGTCGCTCGGACGGTCAAAATCAGCGACCCGGACTTGTTCAAGATGATCAA GTTCTGCCTCCTGCAGTCGATGAAGCACTGCCAGGTGCAGCGGGAGAGCCTGGTGCGGGCAGGGAAGAAAATCGCTTACCAAGGCCGCGTCAAGGATGAGCCTGCCTACTACTGCAACGAGTGCGAT GTGGAGGTGTTCAACATCCTGTTCGTCACGAGTGAGAACGGCAGCCGGAACACGTACCTGGTGCACTGCGAGGGCTGTGCGCGCCGTCGGAGCGCCGGCCTGCAGGGCGTGGTGGTGCTAGAGCAGTACCGGACGGAGGAGCTGGCGCAGGCCTACGACGCCTTCACGCTGGTGAGAGCCCGGGGCTCCCCCGAGGGGCGCGGGGCGGCCGGGCCACCCCCGGCGCTGAAGCCAGGCCCCGTCTGTCCCTCCAGGCTCCCGCCAGCACGTCGCGATGAGGCCGACCGgacgcccgcccgcccgcccgcccgcgcagGGCAGGGCCACCAGCACACGCCTGGGCTGGACCTAGGTCCCGCCTGTGGCCGGGAAGGGGGTCGGGCCCAGCCCTTCCGCCCTTATTGGCAGCTCCCCTCActtaatttattaagaaaaaaaaattttttttaa